The following proteins are encoded in a genomic region of Sulfurimonas sp. HSL3-7:
- a CDS encoding Ig-like domain-containing protein: protein MSIQIGYIENISGDATLTLGNGTTAQLTKNMQLSESDIISTGANAQVVIRFADGSSITVGPNQSVALDKSVHDALALDSDLTQAEVDSLKTILTEDPNLSVFEETASGEPLAVGGSSLIVDGFVHHIDNLGDAGSSMLAQSDSAKQGFMDEEDDKFGLVVDDTSAVITLNDILTNDTTPTISGTTNDPDAEIIVSVGSNDYAATNNGDGTWTVPITGALPEGNTAVTVIATDPAGNTATDTAVITVDATPPSVTVDDLLTNDTTPTISGTVDDTTASIVVTIGANDYAATNNGDGTWSVPVTGALPEGNTTVTVTATDPAGNTATDTAVITVDATPPSVTVDDLLTNDTTPTISGTVDDTTASIVVTVAGSDYDATNNGDGTWSVTVPDEDALTPGDTMITVVATDPAGNESTAATTTTGSIAVDTTPPSVTINPLVTNDTTPAISGTTDDGDADIIVSVGGNDYTANNNGNGTWTLDDDTIAALPEGPTSVTVTATDPAGNESVVTGEIVVDTVLNDADNDNGGKVVSIDSITEDNGEFNNDFITNDTTLIIRGTYDNETGNALEVTLNGIVVPVVITDKLWEANLEGTPLTDGTHSVEATVTDAAGNVVTIAKDIVIDTSSTDDNGSGTGIGGADATVTLDEISDNYINLEESQQGITVTGTTTLVSGNEVLVELGGKTYSATAVGGNLDTLENTFSVTIPAADLALLTDGTYDVTATVVADKAGNTVSDTEDVIVDTTASNNNGSGTGIGGADATVMLDEISDNYINLDETQSGITVTGTTTLIAGNEVTVELNGKSYTATATGGNIAGTPNTFSVAIPTEELTVLNDGTYIVTATVVADEAGNTASDTEDVTVDTSNSDNNGNGNTLGGADATITLHEISNNYINLAETTSDTLVAITGTTTALDGSDITIRVDGTEFAVVQANGGTFGFDIPKNTFTAYPDGTYTVTAEVAADAAGNLVSDSQTVLLDTTLTDIIADGGDNDNGGNLVTIDAIEDNSGPVNFSGGSVTTSDKTIIIKGTFDSEPDTRLVLTIDGVVYTPVILGKEWTLDLTSLPMSAETHTVTATIVDVAGNSADVSKDIIITPVTGVLNVESITTDTGLSSADFITQDTTLVISGSMVDAQNNTLEVTMDGVVYTAADSELTVNSDGSWSLDLTANPLAADATYTLSVTETEAGTGTITTITQAITTDNSAPDDTNNSNGGNVVTIDSITEDTGIAGDFITNDTSLLIQGTFDNESGNRLSLTVNGNPYDATVVGNSWSLDLQSTPLADGNYTVVATVTDTAGNQVSQTQIIDVDTRSDDAGDATILLDPISDNYINLDETTSSNLIVISGSTTAANGAVISIYVDGTLFSTTLAQDGLFSMDIPKDTFSAYPDGTYIVTAEVTADSAGNIASDQQTVILDTSVTDTTGGNGINGADATVTLDAISEYINYADTQQGITVTGTTTLVAGNEVVVEINGKSYQATATGSNSATTPNIFSVTVPAADIAALSDGSTYIVSATIVADKAGNTVTDQKSVLTDFTAPDVTVNDVITTDTTPTITGATDDPTATIVVTIGSTDYTATNNGNGTWSMTVPDADALTDYTYDISVSATDAAGNESTATTTSGTITIDHLPEAFDNKADTQTDNGSTTSGNVITDNYNGLTDILGDGSTALTSITFNGTVYSFDVNGELTIAADYGNIVFYQNGDYTYTYNGPSSVLTGGSTIAEWDNVSFYAFQNNDYLLSGGILDLDNLSSFTDNVTENAKGIGVGDGGFFSSDAIDGTEALVMEFDQNVSDVQLHLNDDSFFSFFDSVTVTAFNEAGDLVYKESTFDVVSFLGSADQAIQVDPVGNVDFKYIVIETSGFGDKIYLDEVTYTLSDNPTTNLDVTETFTYTLTDSDGDTSSADLVVNGNDIMLYDAAALSNDGGLGTDTLILSSGDDLDFSTIANIQNMEILDLAGADHAVSNLTVEDIINMTDIDNVLSIYGDSGDNVSKPVGSTETWMQTATGVDDGNGHTVDVYIVSDGINAVTVNIEQDIVVS from the coding sequence ATGTCTATACAAATTGGTTATATCGAAAATATCTCCGGTGACGCGACGTTGACATTGGGCAACGGAACAACAGCACAGCTGACAAAAAATATGCAGCTCTCCGAGAGTGATATCATCAGTACGGGTGCAAACGCTCAGGTCGTTATCCGCTTTGCAGACGGCTCTTCCATTACCGTGGGACCGAATCAAAGCGTCGCCCTTGACAAAAGTGTTCATGATGCTCTGGCGCTCGATAGTGACTTGACACAGGCCGAAGTCGATTCGCTCAAGACAATACTCACAGAAGACCCCAACCTCTCTGTATTTGAAGAGACCGCTTCAGGCGAGCCTCTGGCCGTCGGCGGCTCTTCCTTGATCGTCGATGGTTTCGTTCACCATATCGACAACCTCGGCGATGCAGGTTCAAGCATGCTTGCGCAATCCGATTCCGCCAAACAGGGTTTTATGGACGAGGAAGACGATAAATTCGGTCTCGTCGTCGATGACACTTCTGCCGTAATCACCCTCAATGACATATTGACCAACGACACGACGCCGACGATCAGCGGGACCACCAACGACCCGGATGCAGAGATCATTGTCTCTGTCGGCAGCAACGACTATGCAGCCACCAACAACGGCGACGGCACCTGGACGGTGCCGATCACCGGTGCACTGCCTGAAGGGAACACCGCTGTTACGGTTATTGCGACCGACCCTGCCGGCAACACCGCAACCGATACAGCGGTCATCACGGTCGATGCGACGCCCCCTTCTGTCACAGTCGATGACCTGCTTACCAATGACACCACACCGACGATCAGCGGTACCGTTGATGACACAACGGCTTCAATTGTTGTCACCATCGGCGCCAACGACTATGCAGCCACCAACAACGGCGACGGCACCTGGAGTGTACCGGTCACCGGTGCACTGCCTGAGGGTAACACCACTGTTACCGTCACCGCGACCGACCCTGCCGGCAACACCGCAACCGATACAGCGGTCATCACGGTCGATGCGACGCCCCCTTCTGTCACAGTCGATGACCTGCTTACCAATGACACCACACCGACGATCAGCGGTACCGTAGATGACACAACGGCTTCAATTGTTGTTACCGTCGCCGGTTCCGATTATGATGCAACCAATAATGGTGACGGTACCTGGAGTGTGACTGTTCCGGATGAAGATGCTCTGACGCCCGGTGATACGATGATCACCGTCGTCGCTACTGATCCCGCCGGTAATGAATCGACGGCCGCAACGACAACAACCGGCTCGATCGCTGTCGATACGACACCCCCTTCTGTTACGATCAACCCTCTCGTGACCAACGACACGACACCGGCCATCAGCGGAACGACCGACGACGGTGACGCGGATATCATCGTTTCTGTCGGCGGCAACGACTACACCGCGAACAACAACGGTAACGGGACATGGACATTGGACGACGACACAATCGCTGCACTACCTGAAGGTCCGACTTCAGTAACCGTTACCGCGACCGATCCGGCCGGCAACGAGAGTGTCGTAACAGGTGAAATCGTTGTCGATACTGTTTTGAACGACGCTGACAACGACAACGGCGGCAAGGTCGTCAGCATCGACAGCATTACCGAGGACAACGGTGAATTCAATAACGACTTTATCACGAACGACACTACCTTGATCATTCGCGGTACCTATGACAATGAGACCGGTAACGCTCTGGAAGTCACGCTGAACGGCATTGTTGTCCCTGTTGTCATCACGGACAAGCTGTGGGAAGCCAACCTCGAAGGCACCCCGTTGACAGACGGGACCCATTCCGTTGAAGCTACGGTCACCGACGCTGCCGGCAATGTCGTCACGATCGCTAAAGATATTGTCATCGATACAAGCAGCACGGATGACAATGGCAGCGGTACGGGTATCGGCGGGGCCGATGCGACCGTAACACTTGACGAGATCAGCGACAACTATATCAACCTCGAAGAGTCCCAGCAGGGTATCACGGTCACCGGGACGACGACCCTGGTCTCCGGCAATGAAGTCCTTGTCGAACTCGGCGGGAAAACCTACTCGGCAACAGCCGTCGGCGGGAACCTCGACACTCTTGAAAACACCTTCTCGGTGACGATACCGGCCGCAGACCTGGCACTCCTGACAGACGGCACCTATGATGTAACGGCGACGGTCGTAGCCGACAAGGCGGGCAACACGGTCAGCGACACCGAAGATGTGATCGTCGACACCACTGCCTCAAATAACAACGGCAGCGGGACCGGTATCGGCGGTGCCGACGCCACCGTAATGCTGGATGAGATCAGCGACAATTACATCAACCTCGATGAGACCCAGTCCGGAATCACGGTAACCGGCACCACTACCCTGATCGCAGGCAATGAGGTGACCGTCGAGTTGAACGGCAAGAGCTACACGGCCACGGCGACAGGCGGTAATATCGCCGGTACGCCGAACACCTTCTCCGTTGCGATACCGACCGAAGAGCTGACGGTGTTGAACGACGGCACCTACATCGTCACCGCGACCGTCGTCGCAGACGAGGCGGGCAACACGGCAAGCGACACGGAAGATGTCACGGTCGACACCAGCAACTCTGACAACAACGGCAACGGCAACACCCTCGGCGGAGCCGATGCGACGATCACGCTGCATGAGATCAGCAACAACTACATCAACCTGGCCGAGACGACAAGCGATACCCTTGTCGCCATCACCGGTACGACAACGGCTCTCGACGGTTCGGATATCACGATCCGTGTTGACGGCACAGAGTTTGCCGTCGTCCAGGCCAATGGCGGTACCTTCGGTTTTGATATACCGAAAAACACCTTTACAGCCTACCCTGACGGCACCTACACCGTTACGGCAGAGGTCGCTGCCGATGCCGCAGGAAACCTGGTAAGCGATTCGCAGACGGTACTGTTGGATACGACGCTGACCGACATCATTGCCGATGGCGGCGACAACGACAACGGCGGCAACCTTGTCACCATAGACGCCATCGAGGACAACAGCGGGCCGGTCAACTTCAGCGGAGGCAGTGTCACGACCAGCGACAAGACGATCATCATCAAAGGGACCTTCGACAGCGAGCCCGATACCCGGCTTGTCCTCACCATAGACGGCGTCGTCTACACACCGGTCATTCTCGGCAAGGAGTGGACGCTTGACCTCACCTCCCTTCCGATGAGCGCCGAGACCCATACCGTTACGGCGACCATCGTCGATGTGGCCGGCAACAGTGCCGACGTCTCAAAAGATATCATCATCACGCCGGTGACAGGCGTGCTCAACGTCGAGAGTATCACGACTGACACCGGTCTGAGCAGTGCCGACTTCATCACCCAGGACACGACCCTTGTCATTTCGGGGTCGATGGTCGATGCGCAAAACAATACCCTGGAAGTCACTATGGACGGGGTTGTTTACACGGCTGCGGACAGCGAACTGACGGTCAACTCCGACGGCAGCTGGAGCCTTGATCTGACGGCCAACCCGCTTGCGGCTGATGCCACCTATACGCTCAGCGTGACGGAGACCGAAGCCGGCACCGGTACCATTACGACGATCACACAGGCCATCACTACTGATAACAGCGCTCCGGATGACACTAACAATAGTAACGGAGGTAACGTCGTTACTATCGACAGCATCACGGAAGATACAGGCATCGCCGGCGACTTCATTACCAACGATACGTCGCTACTTATTCAGGGTACCTTCGACAATGAGAGCGGTAACCGCCTCTCTCTGACAGTCAACGGCAACCCCTACGACGCGACTGTCGTCGGTAACAGCTGGTCTCTTGACCTGCAGAGCACACCGTTGGCCGACGGCAACTACACGGTTGTCGCAACTGTAACGGACACAGCCGGCAACCAGGTTTCCCAGACGCAGATTATCGACGTCGACACCCGTAGCGACGACGCCGGCGATGCAACCATCCTGCTTGATCCTATCAGTGACAACTATATCAATCTGGACGAAACGACAAGCAGTAATCTGATCGTCATATCCGGTTCGACGACGGCAGCCAACGGCGCTGTCATCAGCATTTATGTCGACGGTACGCTCTTCTCTACGACACTGGCACAGGACGGTCTCTTCAGCATGGACATTCCGAAAGACACCTTTAGCGCCTATCCTGACGGCACCTATATCGTCACTGCCGAGGTCACTGCCGACAGCGCCGGCAATATCGCCTCCGATCAGCAAACGGTCATTCTGGACACCAGTGTAACCGACACCACTGGCGGCAACGGCATTAACGGTGCCGATGCGACGGTCACGCTCGATGCCATCAGCGAATACATCAATTACGCCGATACGCAGCAGGGTATAACGGTCACAGGGACCACGACACTGGTGGCAGGCAATGAGGTCGTTGTCGAAATAAACGGCAAGAGCTACCAGGCCACCGCAACAGGCTCGAACAGCGCCACGACGCCCAACATCTTCAGCGTCACTGTTCCGGCCGCAGATATCGCAGCGCTCAGTGACGGTTCAACGTACATCGTCTCAGCGACTATCGTTGCCGACAAGGCCGGTAACACGGTGACGGATCAGAAGAGCGTCTTAACCGACTTTACCGCACCTGATGTCACGGTCAACGATGTCATTACTACGGACACAACGCCGACAATCACGGGGGCAACCGATGATCCCACTGCCACTATTGTTGTGACAATAGGCAGTACCGACTACACCGCTACCAACAATGGTAATGGGACATGGTCTATGACTGTTCCGGACGCCGACGCACTGACGGATTACACCTATGACATTTCTGTTTCTGCTACCGATGCAGCGGGTAATGAATCGACTGCAACGACGACATCCGGCACGATTACTATCGACCATCTGCCTGAGGCCTTTGACAATAAAGCCGACACACAGACTGATAACGGCAGTACAACTTCAGGCAATGTCATCACGGACAACTACAACGGCTTGACCGATATTCTGGGCGATGGGTCTACAGCGCTCACTTCAATCACCTTCAACGGTACTGTTTACAGTTTTGATGTCAACGGAGAGCTCACCATTGCCGCTGATTATGGGAATATCGTCTTTTATCAAAACGGTGATTACACGTACACCTACAACGGGCCGAGCTCCGTTCTCACCGGTGGCAGTACGATCGCCGAATGGGATAATGTAAGCTTTTATGCCTTCCAGAACAACGACTATCTGCTGAGCGGAGGTATACTGGACCTGGACAATCTTTCCAGCTTTACTGACAATGTTACAGAGAACGCCAAGGGGATCGGCGTAGGCGACGGCGGTTTTTTCTCAAGTGACGCTATTGACGGCACTGAGGCCCTTGTCATGGAGTTCGACCAGAATGTTTCAGATGTCCAATTACATCTCAATGACGACTCTTTTTTCTCTTTCTTTGACAGTGTGACAGTAACAGCTTTCAATGAAGCCGGGGACCTTGTCTATAAAGAGTCTACGTTTGACGTTGTATCATTTTTAGGCTCAGCCGACCAGGCAATACAGGTTGATCCTGTTGGCAATGTGGACTTTAAATATATTGTTATCGAGACCAGCGGATTCGGCGACAAGATCTATTTGGATGAAGTCACTTACACCCTGTCCGATAATCCGACAACCAATCTTGATGTCACCGAAACCTTTACCTATACATTGACGGACAGTGATGGAGACACATCGAGTGCCGATCTGGTTGTTAACGGCAACGACATCATGTTGTATGACGCTGCGGCCCTCTCCAATGATGGTGGTCTGGGAACCGATACACTGATATTAAGCAGCGGTGACGACCTGGATTTCAGCACTATTGCAAATATTCAGAACATGGAGATCCTCGACCTCGCCGGTGCCGATCACGCTGTTTCAAACCTGACCGTTGAAGATATTATCAACATGACAGACATCGACAATGTCCTAAGCATCTACGGCGACAGCGGCGACAATGTCTCTAAACCGGTAGGAAGTACTGAGACATGGATGCAGACAGCGACCGGTGTTGATGACGGCAACGGCCACACGGTCGATGTCTACATCGTCAGCGACGGCATCAACGCCGTCACGGTCAATATCGAGCAGGATATCGTCGTTTCATAA
- a CDS encoding transglutaminase-like cysteine peptidase: MISRVVFVPLCVTLLLAEPYVSELLTDRIEAKYGSFAKNRFALLNKIMDDARGQDELRQLEIINDFYNGVPYLSDEKNYKSKDYWATPLEFLGRDRGDCEDYVIAKYFALKFLGIDTNKLYFTYVRSRKFNAPHMVLTYFATPDSIPLVLDNFNYRIFPANERKDLLPVYNFNGDNLYIAQQAGYGEKVDRKQSFKQWDVLLHNIQRQKL, from the coding sequence GTGATCAGTAGAGTCGTTTTTGTACCGCTTTGTGTCACCCTTCTTTTGGCTGAACCTTATGTCAGTGAACTTTTGACCGACAGAATCGAAGCAAAATACGGCTCTTTTGCCAAAAACAGGTTTGCACTGCTAAACAAGATCATGGACGATGCCAGAGGCCAGGACGAACTCCGGCAGCTGGAGATCATCAACGACTTCTACAACGGTGTCCCCTATCTTTCCGATGAAAAAAACTACAAGAGCAAGGATTACTGGGCGACACCGCTGGAGTTTCTCGGACGCGACCGCGGCGATTGCGAAGACTATGTGATCGCCAAGTATTTTGCACTGAAGTTTCTGGGCATCGATACCAACAAGCTCTACTTCACCTATGTCCGATCGCGAAAGTTCAACGCGCCGCATATGGTCTTGACCTATTTCGCCACGCCGGATTCTATCCCTTTGGTCCTTGACAACTTCAACTACCGGATCTTCCCGGCAAACGAGCGTAAGGATCTTCTCCCTGTCTACAATTTTAACGGCGATAACCTCTACATCGCGCAACAGGCCGGTTACGGCGAAAAGGTCGACCGGAAACAAAGTTTCAAGCAGTGGGACGTGCTGCTGCATAATATTCAAAGGCAAAAACTATGA
- a CDS encoding LapD/MoxY N-terminal periplasmic domain-containing protein — protein MTLFKQLALLLSLFLLIILTTVTVQNFTSTIENAEQQLYSDAQNTAASLSLSLAAANGDESTMATMINANFDSGHYRWIVLKNRNEEVIHERVRDDCSPDVPEWFVDLVGIDVPVAAAPVSSGWMVIGTLSVEGDDSHTYLMLYNSFKQLLGSFAFFTLASLTALHLLLYTILAPLRLLQKQAEAIGRNEFRYQERLPFTKEFREIVVTMNAMVKKAENSFKTGSRAVEQNRRLLYTEKLPRLYNEHYLMLTCQEELMGSGEYDGGVVVIAEFSGLEIAESQLGREGAEELLIELATFLIEKASLATKGLVARLSKTRFALLLPGSKEADAAIIVRAVYEGFQKQLEACRLDDCDLLIGSYAFNAEESYQTFMRRAIENIADVKEGLPPQDHHLEPVQFMQSQWEALINAALEKERFSYHVRNVLDASTDTIYDRAITIVMHDEGGKEYPYGRFIAPAVKAHKVLEIYLQVIKLMVQNFTESDKQGRYTFSLAKSLLLEERTFAALQEEFEKFENTHQLDFCIELPESFIADEQAMAKRYVDLIKAHGYRFGIGEFSAESENLAYLEQFRPEFIKISKLYLLDMIAKESPLLASLQTAADSLGIRIIATGVSGEDELAMIKAAGITIVQGYITEVI, from the coding sequence ATGACACTCTTTAAACAATTGGCACTTCTGTTATCACTTTTTTTACTGATCATCCTCACCACGGTGACGGTCCAGAACTTTACGTCGACGATCGAGAACGCCGAGCAGCAGCTCTACAGTGATGCGCAGAACACGGCCGCCTCGCTGAGTCTTTCGCTGGCTGCGGCCAACGGTGATGAGAGCACCATGGCCACGATGATCAATGCCAATTTCGACAGCGGCCACTACCGCTGGATCGTTTTGAAGAATAGGAATGAAGAGGTGATCCATGAGCGTGTAAGAGATGACTGTTCGCCCGATGTTCCGGAGTGGTTCGTCGATCTGGTCGGTATTGATGTCCCTGTGGCCGCGGCGCCGGTCTCTTCGGGCTGGATGGTCATCGGCACGCTGAGCGTGGAGGGTGATGACTCGCATACCTATTTGATGCTTTACAACTCGTTCAAACAGCTGCTCGGAAGTTTTGCATTTTTTACGCTTGCGAGCCTGACGGCACTCCATCTGCTGCTCTACACCATACTGGCACCGCTGCGACTGCTTCAGAAGCAGGCGGAGGCGATAGGCAGGAACGAATTCCGCTACCAGGAGCGGCTGCCGTTCACCAAAGAGTTTCGCGAGATCGTTGTCACGATGAACGCGATGGTCAAAAAAGCAGAGAACAGTTTCAAGACGGGAAGCCGCGCAGTTGAGCAGAACCGCAGGCTGCTCTACACCGAAAAACTGCCCCGACTTTATAACGAGCACTACCTGATGCTGACCTGCCAGGAGGAGCTGATGGGCAGCGGTGAGTACGACGGGGGTGTGGTCGTGATCGCAGAGTTCAGCGGTCTTGAGATCGCCGAGTCGCAGCTGGGCAGGGAGGGGGCTGAAGAGCTGCTGATCGAACTGGCGACCTTTTTGATAGAGAAGGCTTCGCTTGCGACGAAGGGGTTGGTGGCCCGTCTTTCCAAAACACGTTTTGCGCTTCTGTTGCCGGGCTCGAAAGAGGCCGACGCGGCCATTATCGTCCGCGCCGTTTATGAAGGCTTCCAGAAACAGCTCGAGGCGTGCAGGCTTGACGACTGCGATCTTCTGATAGGCTCCTATGCCTTCAATGCGGAAGAGAGCTATCAGACCTTTATGCGCAGGGCGATAGAGAATATCGCTGACGTAAAAGAAGGGCTTCCTCCACAGGATCACCATCTCGAGCCGGTGCAGTTTATGCAGTCACAGTGGGAAGCGCTCATCAATGCGGCACTGGAAAAAGAGCGTTTCAGCTATCATGTCCGTAATGTCCTCGACGCATCGACCGACACCATCTATGACAGGGCCATTACGATCGTTATGCATGACGAGGGCGGCAAAGAGTACCCCTACGGGCGGTTTATCGCGCCGGCCGTCAAGGCGCACAAAGTCCTGGAGATCTATCTGCAGGTGATCAAGCTGATGGTGCAGAACTTTACGGAGAGCGACAAGCAGGGGCGCTACACCTTTTCGCTGGCGAAGAGCCTGTTGCTCGAAGAACGCACCTTCGCCGCGCTTCAGGAGGAGTTTGAGAAGTTTGAAAACACCCACCAGCTTGACTTCTGTATCGAGCTGCCTGAGAGTTTCATCGCCGATGAACAGGCAATGGCCAAGCGGTACGTTGATCTTATCAAGGCGCACGGCTACCGCTTCGGCATCGGCGAGTTCAGTGCCGAATCCGAGAACCTTGCCTACCTTGAACAGTTCAGACCGGAGTTCATCAAGATCAGCAAACTCTATCTGCTTGATATGATCGCAAAAGAGTCGCCGCTTCTGGCCAGTCTGCAGACGGCGGCCGACTCCCTGGGGATCAGGATCATCGCGACCGGTGTCAGCGGTGAAGATGAACTTGCAATGATTAAAGCAGCAGGAATCACGATTGTTCAGGGATATATCACCGAAGTTATATAA
- a CDS encoding outer membrane lipoprotein-sorting protein — MKKALFVLLLSAVALMGDEAHDIMKKIDNNIRGQNIYLQMKMTITSMGHTRTMKIQTWAKGTKKSFVKTIYPPKDKGITFLSLDNQMWQYVPKIERIIKIPPSMMLQNWMGSDITNDDMVKQSSIVDDYDPRILDKEGTVVTMELTPKEDAAVVWGKIISYIDTTTYTSQKDIFYDEDGKEVRIFYYENVKKYGPYYMPTYWKLQPVDKPNNRTEIFLEEVKYDSDISEQYFQKSALKRFSR, encoded by the coding sequence ATGAAAAAAGCTCTTTTCGTACTGCTGCTTTCTGCTGTCGCACTGATGGGCGACGAAGCCCATGATATTATGAAGAAGATCGACAACAATATCCGCGGTCAGAACATCTATCTGCAGATGAAGATGACCATTACGTCGATGGGCCATACACGGACAATGAAGATCCAGACCTGGGCCAAAGGGACGAAGAAAAGTTTTGTCAAGACCATCTACCCGCCCAAAGACAAAGGCATTACCTTTTTAAGCCTGGACAACCAGATGTGGCAGTATGTGCCGAAGATCGAACGTATCATCAAGATACCGCCGTCGATGATGCTGCAAAACTGGATGGGATCGGACATCACCAATGACGACATGGTCAAGCAGAGCTCTATCGTCGACGATTACGATCCCAGGATCCTTGACAAAGAGGGGACGGTCGTGACGATGGAACTAACGCCCAAAGAGGACGCTGCCGTCGTCTGGGGAAAGATCATCTCCTACATCGATACCACGACCTACACCAGCCAAAAAGATATCTTTTATGACGAAGACGGTAAAGAGGTGCGCATCTTTTATTACGAAAACGTCAAGAAATACGGCCCCTACTATATGCCGACATACTGGAAACTCCAGCCGGTCGACAAGCCGAACAACCGTACCGAGATCTTCCTGGAAGAGGTCAAATACGACAGTGATATCTCAGAGCAGTACTTTCAAAAAAGTGCGCTTAAAAGGTTCTCCCGCTGA
- a CDS encoding FtsX-like permease family protein: MFRLALKNILFYKGRSITTFVLTFVSALFFIVYVAMMDGSHNSMLQNALKVYTGAIEIYKKGYRDIGGNEYLITDVRSIEKKLEKIAGIAAYTSRYETYGLLSSAEHSAAAMVAGVDPDKERGISELEVALVEGAYLAQDGGNCLYAGADLVKKLQVSVGDEISFVGGASDNSFAADIFRLCGIFKTGSFEFDASSSFIARNYFDTLMYAQNKASYITIKLDDINRADAVNAEISKALDSDYESVTWKVLMSSMVEAMEVDSVFGYISMSLFFVVIFFVVMIYSFINASARVREFGTLRCIGLSSANMQALLFYEIFILSTAAILLAGPIGGCINYYFSVNPIIIPGISETYKEYGIVSDEIPFDFNLFTISWNIAVIYVLNFLSIIYPVSYINAFKPIEATHHV; encoded by the coding sequence ATGTTCAGGCTCGCACTTAAAAACATCCTCTTTTACAAAGGGCGCTCTATCACCACCTTTGTGCTGACCTTTGTCTCCGCGCTCTTCTTTATCGTCTATGTGGCGATGATGGACGGTTCGCACAACTCGATGCTGCAAAATGCGCTTAAAGTCTATACCGGTGCCATCGAGATCTATAAAAAAGGGTACCGTGATATCGGCGGCAACGAGTATCTTATTACCGATGTCCGCTCGATCGAAAAGAAGCTGGAGAAAATAGCGGGGATCGCCGCGTACACCTCACGCTACGAGACCTACGGGCTCTTGTCCTCCGCCGAGCACTCAGCGGCGGCGATGGTCGCGGGGGTCGATCCTGACAAAGAGAGGGGCATCAGTGAGCTTGAAGTGGCGCTCGTCGAAGGGGCGTACCTTGCACAAGACGGCGGCAACTGTCTCTACGCCGGTGCGGACCTTGTCAAAAAGCTGCAGGTCAGCGTGGGTGACGAGATCAGTTTTGTCGGCGGTGCCAGCGACAACTCGTTTGCGGCCGACATCTTCAGGCTCTGCGGTATCTTTAAGACAGGCTCTTTCGAGTTTGACGCTTCGTCGTCGTTTATTGCCCGGAACTATTTTGACACGCTGATGTATGCTCAAAACAAGGCATCCTATATCACGATCAAACTCGATGACATCAACAGAGCCGATGCGGTCAATGCAGAGATCTCGAAAGCGTTGGACAGCGACTATGAGAGCGTGACGTGGAAGGTCCTGATGTCGTCGATGGTCGAGGCGATGGAGGTCGACAGCGTCTTCGGATATATCAGTATGTCGCTCTTTTTTGTGGTGATCTTCTTTGTGGTGATGATCTACAGTTTTATCAATGCCAGTGCACGGGTCAGAGAGTTCGGAACACTGCGCTGCATCGGTCTTTCAAGCGCCAACATGCAGGCGCTGCTGTTTTACGAGATCTTTATCCTCTCGACGGCGGCGATCCTGCTTGCCGGACCGATAGGCGGCTGCATCAACTACTACTTCAGTGTCAACCCCATCATCATCCCGGGGATCAGCGAGACCTATAAAGAGTACGGTATCGTTTCGGACGAGATCCCTTTCGATTTCAACCTCTTTACCATCAGCTGGAATATTGCGGTGATCTATGTGCTCAATTTCCTAAGCATTATCTACCCCGTCAGCTATATCAATGCGTTCAAACCCATAGAGGCGACACATCATGTATAG